The following proteins come from a genomic window of Streptomyces sp. Sge12:
- a CDS encoding FAD-dependent oxidoreductase: MERTTCCVVGGGPAGMVLGLLLARAGVEVTVLEKHGDFLRDFRGDTVHPSTLSLLDTIGLADRFAALPQRRVTSVQLPIGPDRSLVTVGNIGALHGKYNYIAMVPQWDLLDLLADEAGREPSFRLRMNTEATSFLIERGRVTGVRYRTADGGTGELRASLTVACDGRGSLARALPELGLEDFPCPLDAWWFRMPRREEDPSGLVGGIGDRLFVALIDRGDYWQCAALIPKGTDARRRAEGLEPFMARFTEAVPWLADRADAVTSWDEVKLLDVRLDRLRRWHRPGLLCIGDAAHAMSPVFGIGINLAVQDAVAAARHLVGPLREGTVGLRDVRRVQQRRMPTTVATQGLQRVAHAQVIEPLLAGRVAFGNPRRAKRLTELITESRWLNRLPAYFLAYGALRERPPKESLR, from the coding sequence GTGGAACGAACCACCTGCTGTGTGGTGGGAGGAGGGCCCGCGGGGATGGTGCTGGGCCTGTTGCTGGCCCGGGCCGGGGTGGAGGTGACCGTGCTGGAGAAGCACGGCGACTTCCTTCGCGATTTCCGCGGTGACACCGTGCACCCGTCGACCCTGTCGCTGCTGGACACCATCGGCCTGGCCGACCGCTTCGCCGCGCTGCCGCAGCGGCGGGTCACCTCGGTACAGCTGCCCATCGGGCCCGACCGGTCCCTCGTCACGGTCGGGAACATCGGGGCGCTGCACGGGAAGTACAACTACATCGCGATGGTGCCCCAGTGGGACCTGCTCGACCTGCTCGCCGACGAAGCGGGCCGGGAGCCTTCGTTCCGACTGCGCATGAACACGGAGGCCACGTCCTTCCTGATCGAGCGCGGCAGGGTCACGGGCGTGCGCTACCGCACGGCCGACGGCGGCACCGGCGAGCTGCGGGCCTCGCTGACCGTGGCCTGCGACGGGCGCGGCTCCCTGGCCAGGGCCCTTCCCGAGCTCGGGCTGGAGGACTTCCCGTGTCCCCTGGACGCGTGGTGGTTCCGGATGCCGCGCCGCGAGGAGGATCCCAGCGGGCTCGTCGGCGGCATCGGGGACCGGCTCTTCGTCGCGCTCATCGACCGCGGCGACTACTGGCAGTGCGCGGCGCTCATTCCCAAGGGGACCGATGCGCGGCGCCGCGCGGAGGGCCTGGAGCCGTTCATGGCCCGGTTCACGGAAGCCGTCCCCTGGCTCGCCGACCGGGCCGACGCCGTCACCTCCTGGGACGAGGTCAAGCTGCTCGACGTACGCCTCGACCGGCTGCGCCGCTGGCATCGCCCGGGGCTGCTCTGCATCGGCGACGCCGCTCACGCGATGTCGCCGGTCTTCGGCATCGGCATCAACCTCGCCGTGCAGGACGCGGTGGCCGCTGCCCGCCACCTCGTGGGCCCGTTGCGCGAGGGGACCGTGGGACTGCGGGACGTACGCCGGGTGCAGCAGCGGCGCATGCCCACGACGGTGGCGACCCAGGGCCTCCAGCGGGTGGCCCACGCCCAGGTCATCGAACCACTGCTGGCCGGCCGCGTCGCGTTCGGCAATCCCCGGCGGGCCAAGCGGCTGACCGAGCTGATCACCGAGTCGCGTTGGCTGAACCGGCTGCCCGCCTACTTCCTCGCCTACGGAGCCCTGCGCGAGCGGCCCCCGAAGGAATCGCTGCGCTGA